The proteins below are encoded in one region of Mangifera indica cultivar Alphonso chromosome 7, CATAS_Mindica_2.1, whole genome shotgun sequence:
- the LOC123221619 gene encoding probable disease resistance protein RF9 isoform X2, with product MADAAGNAVIEVGKCLSAPIGRQFKYLYNYKTNFHNLKKEAGKLEDAREEVKAKVVAAKKNVEKIKQTVEDWQGDVDSTIEETRKLIQEKSNSSCFNLITYHKNGRKAWKKLNAITELLQEKEKFAGVSHPTTREHNRLTNIDYEEFESRRSVFNDVLKALDDPAVGIIGVYGMGGIGKTTLVKEVGQQAKNNPKLNEVVFVEVSDKPDTKKIQDELARQLGVKFEEEAERASKLCARLKNDTNVLVILDNIWEQLDLQALGIPCGKDRGGCKLLLTARDLTVLRSMDSKNNFLMGVLREEEAWSLFKKMAGDIVDQTNKLGSLPNEVCNECQGLPIVITTIARALRNKQSCSEWRAARRKLRQPSPTEFAGVLGNGYSKIELSYNYLKSHELKKTLLICSLMKNNTTISYLFKLIMGLDILNGANLSIEQARDEVASLVGELKYSCLLLDGSTSERFSMHDVVRSVAIIIAYKDHVFTERNDFRREWSNEKQLKKCTMISLADCHMISGILPLNCPKLKFFSSRMDNPFEIPENFFEKITNLKVLSFFYLKVSSLPKSLGFLINVQTLYLDFGKFSDVSIIGKLKKLNILSLRCCRIIQLPGEIGNLTQLQFLDLSYCVQLKVIVPNVMSSLLQLEELYVRGCSILWKADVLEELKGLSKLTTLEIEISDDQILQEDFFSKKFERYNISIGNGATEFGESLITGDWKLMAVESYWLIERADLRMLKLNLNSFICHEELQLLSNVEFLCVDKLQGIKNDLSELDKKGFSELKYLYVHNNPNIVCIVDSTKCISHKVFPLLESLIVFNLINLEKICYGPPSTEFFYHLKFIEVKGCDKLENILSFSNASKSLSQLQLIKVEDCKNLAEIFAVESKNRASKNEVIDKIEFCQLRFLKLCELPRIASFYSNINSEDVEIDTVIPFFDEKVVFRSLEALELKAINFEKIWDDKLPTTSCCYQNLERLIVDGCQKLKFVFPSSIIENFKQLQHLEINCCEELKEIVAKEETEGTTTFIFPRVVFLKLRELPELTTFYHDKHNSNWPMLKELEVHNCGKLDIFTSEYKVVVPNLKFLKLQSVNCEILWDSQLVATSSCYQNLTNLILNGCGKLQYVFLSSMVKSFEQLRYIEICNCNVLKEIISKGVEANKTFVFSRVTFLKLENLPELTTFYPGVHTSEWPVLKMLEVYNCGKIKTFTSEYMSFFLAEKINPNLEKLTLSRADDMIKFLHQFPEKFCRCTIDIKQDKSANISVGILQRSVKLEKLILFDCSYEEIFTCGEDEKHTNILIQIKSLELRHLSDAKYLWGKGSKLDSLLQNLEVLEVDGCDRMINVLPSSASFENLTVLNVYSCDGLMNLLTPAIAKNLVQLREMQIKSCRMMTEIVSNKTEDVAAEDEIVFGKLKLLSLEYLQNLTCFYSGNYALKFPSLEELTVDGCPMMKTFSVGNLNTPSLQKVQQDRWDKRKWSWNGHLNTTIQQLYEKEVNSESEELTLSGKDVTLIWQDQLPEHQFSKVKILKITKDESSNIPIGSLQRFNNLKKLVLRSSSYEEIFLCEKDEKHVSMLTQIKELELWGLFNLEYIWKEKSHLGSILQNLEMLNVNFCHNLISLVSSSATFENLITLEVWYCDGLINLVSSSTAKSLVRLEKLRLSECKMMAEVVSSEGSTKAEEIVFEKLKLLSLRNLKNLTSFCSGNYVFKFPALEELIVHECHNMKTFFEGVLSVPSLREVKKLDGELGCWEGDLNTTIQFLHRKK from the exons ATGGCAGACGCTGCTGGGAATGCTGTTATAGAAGTTGGAAAGTGCTTAAGTGCTCCGATTGGCCGTCAGTTTAAGTACTTGTACAACTACAAAACCAACTTTCACAATCTTAAAAAAGAAGCTGGAAAGCTGGAGGATGCAAGAGAGGAGGTGAAGGCTAAGGTTGTTGCTGCTAAAAAAAATGTGGAAAAGATCAAACAGACTGTTGAAGACTGGCAGGGGGATGTGGATTCCACCATCGAAGAAACACGCAAGCTGATTCAAGAGAAATCAAACAGCAGTTGTTTCAACTTGATCACTTACCACAAAAATGGCAGGAAAGCATGGAAAAAGCTGAACGCTATAACTGAACTTCttcaggaaaaagaaaaatttgctGGAGTTTCTCATCCTACCACTCGTGAACACAATCGGCTCACTAACATAGATTATGAGGAATTTGAATCAAGAAGGTCAGTTTTCAACGATGTGCTGAAGGCATTAGATGATCCTGCGGTTGGAATTATTGGGGTTTATGGAATGGGTGGAATTGGTAAAACCACACTGGTCAAAGAAGTTGGTCAACAAGCCAAGAATAACCCGAAATTGAATGAGGTGGTTTTCGTAGAGGTATCCGATAAACCAGATACTAAAAAGATTCAAGATGAACTTGCGCGTCAGTTAGGTGTGAAATTTGAGGAGGAGGCTGAACGAGCGAGCAAGTTGTGTGCGAGACTGAAGAATGATACGAATGTgcttgtaattttagataatatatggGAACAATTAGATTTGCAGGCTCTCGGTATTCCTTGTGGAAAAGACCGTGGGGGATGTAAATTATTGCTGACAGCAAGAGATCTTACGGTATTACGGAGTATGGATTCTAAGAATAATTTCTTGATGGGTGTCTTAAGGGAAGAAGAAGCTTGGAGCTTGTTTAAGAAGATGGCAG GTGATATTgttgatcaaacaaataagCTGGGTTCTCTGCCGAATGAAGTATGCAATGAATGTCAGGGTTTGCCAATTGTTATTACTACCATAGCGAGAGCATTAAGAAACAAGCAAAGTTGCTCTGAATGGAGAGCTGCCAGGCGAAAACTAAGACAGCCTTCTCCAACAGAGTTTGCAGGTGTGCTAGGAAATGGATATTCAAAGATTGAGTTGAGTTACAATTATCTAAAAAGCCACGAGCTCAAGAAAACTTTGCTAATTTGTAgcctaatgaaaaataatactaCCATTTCATACTTGTTCAAACTCATTATGGGCTTAGATATATTGAATGGAGCTAACCTTTCTATTGAACAAGCACGAGATGAGGTAGCAAGTCTTGTTGGTGAACTCAAGTATTCTTGTTTGTTGCTTGATGGTTCAACCAGTGAACGGTTTTCCATGCATGATGTTGTTCGTTCAGTTGCCATAATAATTGCATATAAAGATCATGTATTTACAGAGCGAAATGACTTTAGGAGGGAATGGTCAAAtgaaaaacaattgaaaaaatgcACTATGATCTCACTAGCTGATTGTCATATGATTAGTGGGATTTTGCCTTTGAATTGtccaaaacttaaatttttcagTTCAAGGATGGACAATCCTTTTGAAATCCCTGAAAATTTTTTTGAGAAGATAACAAACCTCAAGGTTCTAAGTTTCTTTTACTTGAAGGTATCGTCCTTGCCAAAGTCCCTTGGTTTTCTCATAAATGTTCAAACGTTATATTTGGATTTTGGCAAATTTTCAGATGTATCAATCATTGGAAAGttgaaaaaactaaacattCTTAGTTTGCGATGTTGTCGTATTATACAGTTGCCTGGAGAAATAGGTAACTTGACTCAGTTACAGTTTTTAGATTTAAGTTATTGTGTGCAACTAAAAGTTATTGTACCAAATGTTATGTCAAGCTTATTGCAATTGGAAGAATTGTATGTGAGAGGATGCTCAATTTTGTGGAAGGCTGACGTACTTGAAGAGTTGAAGGGTTTGTCCAAATTGACAACTTTGGAAATAGAAATTTCAGATGATCAAATTTTGCAAGAAGACTTCTTCTCCAAAAAGTTTGAAAGGTATAATATATCAATTGGAAATGGGGCTACTGAATTTGGTGAGTCCTTAATAACGGGTGATTGGAAGCTAATGGCTGTTGAAAGTTATTGGCTAATTGAGCGTGCTGATTTAAGAATGCTGAAACTGAATCTTAATTCTTTCATCTGTCATGAGGAATTGCAGTTGTTATCAAATGTTGAGTTCTTATGCGTAGACAAATTGCAGGGTATCAAGAATGATCTCTCCGAATTAGACAAGAAGGGTTTTTCTGAATTAAAATATCTCTATGTCCATAATAATCCTAACATTGTTTGCATTGTTGACTCAACAAAGTGCATTTCTCATAAGGTCTTTCCACTCCTGGAGTCTCTGATTGTTTTCAATTTGATTAACTTGGAAAAGATATGCTATGGTCCACCCTCAACAGAGTTTTTCTACCACTTGAAATTTATAGAAGTGAAAGGCTGTGATAAGTTGGAAAATATCTTGTCATTCTCCAACGCTAGCAAAAGCCTTTCACAACTTCAATTAATTAAGGTGGAAGATTGCAAGAATTTGGCTGAGATTTTTGCTGTTGAAAGTAAAAATAGAGCAAGCAAAAATGAAGTAATTGATAAGATTGAATTCTGTCAATTACGCTTCTTGAAGTTGTGTGAACTTCCAAGGATTGCAAGTTTTTACTCAAATATCAATTCCGAGGATGTGGAAATTGATACTGTCATACCATTTTTCGACGAAAAG GTTGTTTTCCGGAGTTTGGAAGCCTTAGAGCTTAAAGCAATTAATTTTGAGAAGATTTGGGATGACAAACTTCCAACGACCTCTTGTTGCTATCAGAATTTAGAAAGATTGATTGTGGATGGCTGTCAAAagctaaaatttgtatttccgTCATCTATAATCGAAAACTTTAAACAGCTTCAACACCTTGAGATAAACTGTTGTGAGGAATTAAAGGAGATTGTTGCCAAAGAAGAAACAGAGGGTACTACTACATTTATCTTTCCAAGGGTAGTCTTTTTGAAACTCAGAGAATTGCCCGAGCTTACAACTTTCTACCATGATAAACACAACTCAAATTGGCCCATGTTAAAGGAGTTGGAGGTGCATAATTGTGGCAAACTAGACATATTTACTTCAGAATATAAG GTTGTTGTCCCCAATTTGAAGTTCTTAAAGCTACAATCAGTCAATTGTGAAATACTTTGGGATAGTCAACTTGTGGCAACTTCTTCTTGTTATCAAAACTTGACAAACTTGATCCTGAATGGTTGTGGAAAACTCcaatatgtatttttatcatCCATGGTGAAAAGCTTTGAGCAGCTTAGATACATTGAGATATGCAATTGTAATGTTTTGAAGGAGATTATTTCAAAAGGAGTGGAGGCAAACAAgacatttgtattttcacgagTAACCTTCCTAAAACTGGAGAATTTGCCTGAACTTACAACTTTTTATCCTGGAGTACACACTTCTGAATGGCCAGTGTTAAAGATGTTGGAAGTGTATAATTGtggcaaaataaaaacattcactTCAGAATATATGAGCTTCTTCCTGGCCGAAAAG ATTAACCCCAATTTGGAGAAATTAACCTTAAGCAGAGCGGATGACATGATAAAATTTCTGCATCAGTTTCCAGAAAAATTTTGTAGATGTACAATTGACATCAAACAGGATAAATCTGCCAATATTTCGGTTGGCATCCTTCAGAGATCGGTTAAGCTAGAAAAACTCATTCTCTTTGACTGCTCATACGAGGAGATATTTACATGTGGAGAGGATGAGAAACATACAAACAtcttgatacaaataaaaagttTAGAGTTGCGTCATCTTTCTGATGCAAAGTACCTTTGGGGAAAAGGCTCCAAACTAGActctcttcttcaaaatcttgaagTTCTAGAAGTAGATGGTTGTGATAGAATGATAAATGTTCTGCCATCCTCAGCATCTTTTGAGAATCTAACAGTTTTGAATGTATATTCGTGTGATGGATTGATGAACTTACTCACACCTGCAATAGCAAAAAATTTGGTGCAGTTGAGAGAAATGCAAATTAAAAGTTGCAGAATGATGACAGAAATAGTATCAAATAAGACAGAAGATGTAGcagcagaagatgaaattgtttttggcaAACTGAAGTTGTTGTCACTTGAATACTTACAAAATCTCACATGCTTCTACTCTGGGAATTATGCATTGAAATTCCCGTCTTTGGAAGAACTGACTGTAGATGGCTGTCCTATGATGAAGACTTTCTCTGTAGGAAACTTAAACACACCAAGTTTACAGAAAGTTCAACAAGATCGGTGGGATAAACGCAAATGGAGTTGGAATGGTCACCTAAATACAACCATACAACAACTGTATGAAAAAGAG GTTAACTCTGAGTCAGAGGAATTGACACTAAGTGGAAAAGACGTCACACTTATATGGCAAGACCAGCTTCCAGAACATCAGTTTTCCAAAGTGAAAATTCTTAAGATCACTAAGGATGAATCATCGAATATTCCAATTGGAAGCCTTCAGAGAtttaacaatctcaaaaaaCTTGTATTAAGATCGAGTTCATATGAAGAGATATTCTTATGTGAAAAAGATGAGAAACATGTAAGCATGCTCACACAAATAAAGGAACTAGAGCTATGGGGGCTTTTCAATTTGGAGTACATCTGgaaagaaaaatctcatttgggctcaattcttcaaaatcttgaaatgttaaatgtaaatttttgcCACAATTTGATTAGTTTAGTGTCGTCTTCAGCaacttttgaaaatctcataactCTAGAAGTATGGTACTGTGATGGATTGATAAACTTAGTATCATCTTCAACAGCCAAAAGTTTGGTGCGACTTGAAAAACTGAGATTGTCAGAATGTAAAATGATGGCAGAAGTCGTATCAAGTGAGGGGAGTACAAAAGCTGaggaaattgtttttgaaaaattaaagctGTTGTCACTtcgtaatttaaaaaatctcacaagCTTCTGCTCCGGGAATTATGTCTTCAAATTTCCAGCTTTGGAAGAATTGATAGTTCATGAATGCCACAATATGAAGACTTTCTTTGAAGGAGTCTTAAGTGTACCAAGTTTACGAGAAGTAAAGAAATTGGATGGCGAATTAGGATGCTGGGAGGGTGACCTTAATACTACTATTCAATTTCTACATAGAAAAAAGTG A